Proteins found in one Pontibacter sp. SGAir0037 genomic segment:
- a CDS encoding TonB-dependent receptor, producing the protein MAKRFTLFLLCALLTQFVWAQRPNYNNRHASTIRGTVTTESGEAIATANVVLEGTAFGAYTDEVGNFEILNVPSGTYQARVFRIGFQSITRRVELRADEVLEISFNLPTRSNEMAEVEVFGAKDTQPEKLETITRLPLRPSDQIQSISIISDRLIQQQGALTISDATRNVPGVYTYATYGNQRESMSSRGFRGIPILKNGVRINSDFRGIGVLTDVAGVESMQVLKGAAAITQGVATDLGSPGGIINIVTKTPKFEQGGAVSLRVGSWGQVRPTFDVYGPINESKTVAFRLAGAYERSDSYRKGISLEKFYINPSLEWRPDDKTAFTLEMDFLNDSRTPDLGTINLATNDVNAIYGLPYDQFLGFDSDRAITRNATYTARFTRQLNEKINVRAAYFVSNLDNNSVSASLSSGTGGSGLPRLSDLNLRYRTLGSSSRVDNNSVLQFDLIGKDVYTGFIKHTFQVGIDFRTTYLETANGSMGNLNYIDIIDVFSPINNQLPGRGFVYVPAVRNAEGQVVTPARTDAAAFSLNTNNPVITRNASYGLMAQDVISVTDWSKLFLGLRYSSSENTGGGAETGVTRADAINPQLGIMLTPTEGINLFASYTNSSDPRSATRVDENGQPLGNERIDQVEAGIKSEWLNNRLRFNLTLYKINNRNMNMPVYDINWNETGYFQKGGNDERKGIEAELTGRLLENLEVIAGYALIDAKYKEHASYYYNSAPNNTPKHTANLWANYTVRGSILNGLSLGGGVYYVGERPNNDWARTVTHQGIVPGQKPFDVEAYTTINLQASYNFNKHIGLRLLADNIANEIGYNAYRTSWINQTNPRSFSGIVTYRF; encoded by the coding sequence ATGGCAAAAAGATTTACATTATTCCTCCTGTGCGCTCTGCTAACCCAGTTCGTGTGGGCACAACGTCCTAACTATAATAACCGCCACGCTTCTACCATCCGGGGCACCGTTACCACCGAAAGTGGCGAAGCAATTGCCACGGCCAATGTTGTACTGGAAGGCACAGCCTTTGGCGCTTATACAGATGAGGTCGGGAATTTTGAAATTCTAAACGTACCATCAGGTACTTACCAGGCAAGAGTATTTCGAATCGGCTTCCAGAGCATTACCCGCAGAGTAGAACTAAGAGCAGATGAAGTCCTTGAAATCAGCTTTAACCTGCCTACACGTTCTAATGAAATGGCTGAAGTCGAAGTTTTCGGTGCGAAAGACACTCAGCCGGAGAAACTCGAAACCATTACCAGGCTGCCTTTAAGGCCGAGCGACCAGATTCAGAGTATATCTATTATCTCCGACAGGCTTATACAGCAGCAGGGTGCACTTACCATTTCCGATGCAACCCGTAACGTACCGGGCGTGTATACTTACGCCACCTATGGCAACCAGCGCGAAAGTATGTCTTCGAGAGGTTTTCGTGGTATTCCGATCCTGAAAAACGGTGTACGCATTAATTCAGATTTCCGTGGTATTGGTGTACTTACCGACGTAGCAGGTGTTGAGAGTATGCAGGTTTTAAAAGGAGCGGCAGCCATTACACAAGGTGTTGCAACAGATTTAGGCAGCCCTGGCGGTATTATTAACATTGTTACCAAAACACCTAAATTCGAACAAGGCGGTGCCGTTTCGCTGCGTGTAGGAAGCTGGGGACAGGTAAGACCAACTTTCGATGTTTACGGCCCTATCAACGAATCTAAAACAGTTGCTTTCCGTTTGGCAGGTGCTTACGAGCGCTCCGATAGCTACAGAAAAGGCATTTCGCTGGAGAAATTTTACATAAACCCATCACTGGAGTGGAGACCTGACGATAAAACTGCCTTCACTTTAGAAATGGACTTCCTGAACGACAGCCGCACACCAGACCTGGGTACCATTAACCTGGCTACCAACGATGTAAATGCTATCTACGGTTTGCCTTACGATCAGTTCCTAGGCTTTGACTCTGACCGCGCCATTACCCGAAATGCAACTTACACCGCACGCTTTACAAGACAATTAAACGAGAAGATTAATGTAAGAGCAGCTTATTTTGTATCTAACCTGGATAATAACTCTGTAAGTGCCAGCTTATCTTCTGGTACCGGCGGATCAGGTTTACCAAGGCTCTCCGACCTTAATCTTCGTTACAGAACACTAGGTTCTTCTTCCAGAGTAGACAATAACTCTGTTCTACAGTTTGACCTGATCGGCAAAGATGTTTACACAGGTTTTATCAAGCATACTTTCCAGGTTGGTATAGACTTTAGAACCACTTATTTAGAAACGGCCAATGGCTCAATGGGGAATCTGAATTACATAGATATAATTGATGTTTTCTCTCCGATCAATAACCAGCTGCCGGGCAGAGGCTTTGTATATGTGCCTGCTGTAAGAAATGCAGAAGGCCAGGTAGTTACACCTGCACGCACAGACGCGGCAGCTTTCAGCCTTAACACCAACAACCCTGTTATAACCAGAAATGCTTCTTATGGCTTAATGGCGCAGGATGTTATTTCAGTTACAGATTGGTCGAAACTGTTTTTAGGCCTTCGCTATAGTTCTTCTGAAAATACCGGTGGCGGAGCTGAAACAGGTGTTACCAGAGCCGATGCTATTAACCCGCAGTTAGGTATCATGCTTACTCCGACAGAAGGAATTAACCTGTTTGCCTCTTACACCAACAGCTCCGACCCAAGAAGTGCCACACGTGTAGATGAAAACGGGCAGCCTCTTGGCAACGAACGAATCGATCAGGTGGAGGCAGGCATTAAATCAGAGTGGCTTAACAACCGCTTAAGATTTAACCTGACGCTTTACAAGATCAACAACAGAAACATGAACATGCCTGTGTACGACATCAACTGGAACGAAACAGGCTACTTCCAGAAAGGCGGTAACGACGAACGCAAAGGTATAGAAGCAGAACTGACAGGCCGCTTACTGGAGAACCTGGAGGTAATTGCAGGTTATGCCCTGATAGATGCCAAGTACAAAGAGCACGCTTCTTACTACTATAACTCGGCACCTAACAATACACCGAAACACACGGCTAACCTATGGGCCAACTACACTGTAAGAGGCAGCATCCTGAACGGCTTATCGCTTGGCGGTGGTGTATATTACGTAGGAGAACGCCCTAACAACGACTGGGCCAGAACTGTAACGCACCAGGGCATTGTACCTGGGCAGAAACCTTTTGACGTGGAAGCCTACACCACTATTAACCTGCAGGCAAGCTATAACTTTAATAAGCATATAGGTTTAAGACTTTTAGCTGATAACATTGCAAACGAAATTGGCTACAATGCTTACCGTACTTCCTGGATAAACCAGACTAACCCAAGAAGCTTTTCAGGTATAGTTACATACCGCTTCTAA
- a CDS encoding PepSY domain-containing protein has translation MKKQYSIRKFFNDLHLWLGIGSGLVLFIVCLSGTVYTFRTEIEEMAEPEKYHAHVPADARPLKPELLVQQLEKELKGKVVSLSIPENKASTYQVGIRQEGKPAGAQGGGHGGGGRPKTYLVDPYTGVVKGSTDSPTSEFFTTVMKLHRWLLIEGDTGRIIVGISTIIFTFLLLSGLVLWFPAKLKNWKQNLKVKTNANWKRINHDLHNTLGFYAFLLLLIMSLTGLCWSFEWYKEGVSSVMGAEVFKGRGEKPLPSDPAQAGTTTLTLTDFIQKANTELPYEGDVRVSFPADSAGSYLVAKNKTGFFALAASDKIQLNQYTGEVLKAEIFADKPFNEQVVTLIRPLHLGDVFGTFSKILYFITCLIATTLPVTGTFIWINKLKKRNKKKAKAKLAVS, from the coding sequence ATGAAAAAGCAGTATTCAATCCGGAAGTTTTTCAACGATTTGCACTTATGGCTGGGCATTGGCAGTGGCTTAGTGCTGTTTATTGTGTGCCTGAGCGGTACTGTATATACTTTCCGCACAGAGATTGAGGAAATGGCAGAACCGGAAAAATACCATGCGCATGTGCCAGCTGATGCGCGGCCGCTCAAGCCCGAGTTATTGGTTCAGCAACTGGAAAAAGAACTGAAAGGCAAAGTGGTGTCTCTTTCGATTCCGGAAAATAAAGCCAGCACATACCAGGTAGGCATACGCCAGGAGGGCAAACCAGCAGGCGCACAGGGTGGAGGCCATGGCGGTGGCGGAAGACCAAAAACATATCTGGTAGACCCTTACACGGGTGTTGTGAAAGGAAGCACTGATAGCCCGACCTCTGAGTTCTTTACAACAGTAATGAAGCTACACCGCTGGCTGCTGATAGAAGGAGACACAGGCAGGATAATTGTAGGCATCTCAACTATAATTTTCACCTTCCTGCTGCTGTCTGGCCTCGTATTGTGGTTTCCGGCGAAACTGAAGAACTGGAAGCAAAATTTAAAAGTGAAAACTAATGCCAACTGGAAGCGCATTAACCACGATTTACACAATACCCTAGGTTTTTACGCATTCCTGCTGCTACTCATAATGAGTCTCACTGGCTTATGCTGGTCATTTGAGTGGTACAAGGAGGGGGTTAGCAGTGTGATGGGAGCCGAAGTTTTTAAAGGCAGAGGCGAGAAACCACTGCCTTCTGACCCGGCACAAGCAGGAACTACGACCCTGACTTTAACAGACTTTATTCAGAAAGCGAATACGGAACTGCCTTATGAAGGAGATGTGCGGGTATCTTTCCCGGCCGACTCTGCAGGCTCTTATCTAGTGGCTAAAAATAAAACTGGTTTCTTTGCCCTGGCTGCTTCTGATAAAATACAGCTAAACCAATATACCGGTGAAGTTCTGAAGGCAGAGATATTTGCAGACAAACCCTTTAACGAGCAAGTTGTTACGCTGATCAGGCCACTCCACTTAGGCGATGTGTTCGGTACTTTCTCTAAAATCCTTTACTTCATTACCTGCCTTATCGCTACCACTCTTCCTGTAACTGGCACTTTTATCTGGATCAACAAGCTTAAAAAGAGAAATAAGAAGAAGGCCAAAGCGAAACTGGCGGTAAGCTAA
- a CDS encoding TlpA disulfide reductase family protein, giving the protein MIAILKSRFLLLAAALTVLITFHVSAQEVKVIKYEGLEKLRQAPGDTLYIVNFWATWCGPCVKELPYFEAANQQYKDQPVKVILVSMDAVQDLDKKVTNFVKKRNLQSRLYLLDEVDGNSWIDKLEPKWTGAIPATIMFNNKRKQYVFFEGEMKEAQLQQLIQQHKP; this is encoded by the coding sequence ATGATAGCGATCTTAAAATCCAGGTTTTTACTGTTGGCAGCCGCACTTACAGTTCTGATTACATTCCATGTTTCTGCACAGGAGGTAAAAGTAATTAAATATGAAGGACTGGAGAAGCTACGGCAGGCTCCAGGCGACACCTTATACATTGTAAACTTCTGGGCTACCTGGTGCGGCCCCTGCGTAAAAGAGTTACCTTATTTCGAGGCTGCCAATCAGCAATACAAAGATCAGCCGGTAAAGGTAATACTGGTAAGTATGGATGCAGTGCAGGACCTGGACAAGAAGGTAACCAACTTTGTAAAGAAGCGCAACCTGCAGTCGCGTTTGTATCTACTGGATGAAGTAGACGGCAACTCCTGGATAGATAAGCTGGAGCCTAAGTGGACTGGTGCTATACCTGCCACCATAATGTTTAATAACAAGCGGAAGCAGTACGTTTTTTTTGAGGGGGAAATGAAAGAAGCACAATTACAGCAGCTGATTCAACAACATAAACCATAA
- a CDS encoding thioredoxin family protein — protein sequence MKNVRLPFVYVVCLLLISVLLSAIPAETGYQVGDTARDFKLKNVDGKMVSMADYKDAKGFIVTFTCNTCPYSVAYENRIIALHKKYAPKGYPVIAINPNDVTASPKDSYADMQQRAKDKRFPFVYLQDETQEITRAYGASRTPHVYVVQRQKDNTFKVAYIGAIDDNSREADKVQKRYAETAIDELVAGKQISQPSTKAIGCTIKWREA from the coding sequence ATGAAAAATGTCCGATTACCTTTCGTTTATGTAGTATGCCTGCTTTTGATAAGCGTACTACTCTCTGCCATTCCGGCCGAAACAGGCTACCAGGTAGGCGATACAGCCCGCGACTTTAAACTGAAGAATGTAGACGGCAAGATGGTATCCATGGCCGATTACAAAGATGCCAAAGGCTTTATTGTTACTTTTACCTGTAATACCTGCCCTTATTCCGTGGCATACGAAAACCGCATTATCGCCCTTCACAAAAAATATGCGCCCAAAGGCTATCCTGTTATCGCCATCAATCCAAACGACGTAACGGCATCTCCTAAAGACTCCTATGCCGATATGCAGCAACGCGCCAAAGACAAGCGTTTTCCGTTTGTATACCTGCAGGACGAAACCCAGGAAATTACCAGAGCCTACGGAGCCAGCCGCACACCACATGTGTATGTTGTACAAAGGCAGAAAGATAATACCTTTAAGGTAGCCTATATCGGAGCCATTGATGATAATTCACGAGAAGCCGACAAGGTTCAGAAAAGATATGCTGAAACGGCAATAGATGAACTGGTAGCCGGTAAACAAATCAGCCAGCCAAGCACCAAGGCAATTGGCTGCACCATTAAGTGGCGCGAAGCCTGA
- a CDS encoding SDR family oxidoreductase, protein MKYFITGATGYIGQRLALLLAEAGHTVNALVRSPEKAQHLEHPNINFIKGTLADTDALESGSAGCYAIFHLAAYARVWAADPATYEQINVQGTENVLKAAVKNKVQRVVVTSTAGVFGPSGAEPVNEATERELPPFSEYEETKRTSELICQEYARNGLDVMVVNPSRVYGPGFGSESNAVTKMIRLYVQGSWRWIPGDGSGKGNYVYVDDVVRGHLLACEKGTPGEIYLLGGENASYDTFFEKLARLSGIRKRFIHLPLSVMLLTSKLMLLWTSITGKAPLITPKWVRKYLYHWEVSSQKAINELGYSITPLDEGIKRTLNWLNNEHEESTLHTYHGSQFGNRQSISEEMRL, encoded by the coding sequence ATGAAGTATTTCATTACAGGCGCCACAGGTTATATTGGCCAGCGACTGGCCCTATTATTAGCAGAGGCCGGACACACCGTAAATGCATTAGTGCGATCGCCTGAAAAAGCGCAGCACCTGGAGCATCCGAATATAAACTTCATTAAAGGAACTTTGGCGGATACCGATGCCCTGGAAAGTGGTTCTGCAGGGTGCTATGCTATTTTCCACCTGGCAGCTTATGCCCGTGTATGGGCTGCAGACCCTGCTACCTACGAACAGATAAATGTGCAGGGCACAGAGAATGTACTGAAAGCCGCCGTTAAAAATAAAGTGCAGCGGGTGGTGGTTACTTCTACAGCCGGCGTTTTCGGTCCTTCCGGAGCCGAGCCTGTGAATGAAGCAACAGAGCGGGAGCTTCCTCCTTTTAGTGAATATGAAGAAACGAAAAGAACATCAGAATTAATCTGCCAGGAATATGCCCGTAATGGATTAGATGTTATGGTAGTAAACCCCTCGAGGGTATACGGGCCAGGTTTTGGAAGCGAGAGTAATGCCGTTACTAAAATGATCAGGCTATACGTGCAGGGCAGCTGGCGCTGGATACCAGGCGATGGCAGTGGCAAAGGTAACTATGTGTATGTAGATGATGTGGTGAGAGGGCACCTGCTGGCATGTGAAAAAGGCACCCCGGGCGAAATATATCTTTTGGGAGGTGAAAACGCATCATACGACACTTTCTTCGAGAAACTGGCAAGGCTGTCCGGGATCAGAAAGCGATTTATTCACCTGCCACTGAGCGTAATGCTGCTCACCAGTAAGCTAATGCTACTGTGGACCTCCATCACAGGGAAAGCACCCCTTATAACCCCAAAATGGGTGAGAAAATACCTTTACCATTGGGAAGTATCCAGCCAGAAAGCAATAAATGAATTAGGGTACTCCATTACGCCACTGGATGAGGGCATAAAGCGAACACTAAATTGGTTAAACAACGAGCATGAAGAATCTACATTACACACTTATCACGGGAGCCAGTTCGGGAATAGGCAAAGCATTAGCGAAGAAATGCGCCTCTAG
- a CDS encoding SDR family oxidoreductase: protein MKNLHYTLITGASSGIGKALAKKCASSNMNLILVALPDSGLEAYSQQLKMEYGVQVQTIVLNLADPEASIAIYETSRKENWHVNMLINNVGLGNVGAFEECSYNAIQYQMMLNMNVMVGLTRLFLRQIKESRNGYILNVSSIAGMFPLPYKSIYSATKSFVYSFSRSLYFELENDQVMVSCLCPGPTATNDQVQETNRNLGWKARYFTKSAKEVAEIAIDKMLQRKFLIIPGWENKIMALAGKIVPEAILLRYLGKTFRKNAPSTNKAASMENLPVKESQNQVLSSSPIANKIKSY from the coding sequence ATGAAGAATCTACATTACACACTTATCACGGGAGCCAGTTCGGGAATAGGCAAAGCATTAGCGAAGAAATGCGCCTCTAGCAACATGAATCTGATCCTGGTTGCTTTGCCGGATTCAGGACTGGAAGCTTACAGCCAGCAGCTGAAAATGGAGTATGGTGTGCAGGTGCAGACAATTGTGCTTAATTTGGCCGATCCCGAAGCCAGCATTGCCATTTACGAAACCAGCCGGAAAGAAAACTGGCATGTAAACATGCTCATCAATAACGTAGGGCTCGGAAATGTAGGCGCTTTTGAAGAGTGTTCCTACAATGCTATACAATACCAGATGATGTTGAACATGAACGTGATGGTAGGATTGACCAGGCTGTTTCTGCGCCAGATAAAAGAAAGCCGCAATGGTTACATCTTAAATGTGAGCAGCATTGCAGGCATGTTCCCTCTCCCTTACAAAAGCATTTATTCTGCCACCAAAAGCTTTGTATACTCTTTTAGCAGGTCTTTATACTTCGAGCTCGAAAACGACCAGGTAATGGTAAGCTGCCTCTGCCCCGGCCCTACGGCCACCAACGACCAGGTACAGGAGACCAACCGCAACCTTGGCTGGAAAGCTCGCTACTTTACCAAAAGTGCAAAAGAAGTAGCCGAGATAGCCATAGATAAGATGCTACAGCGCAAGTTCCTGATCATACCTGGCTGGGAAAATAAAATTATGGCCTTAGCAGGGAAAATAGTGCCAGAAGCCATATTGTTACGCTATTTAGGTAAGACATTCAGAAAAAACGCTCCATCTACCAACAAAGCGGCAAGTATGGAAAACCTGCCTGTAAAGGAGTCTCAGAATCAGGTATTGTCTTCGTCTCCGATAGCCAATAAAATAAAATCTTACTGA
- a CDS encoding C40 family peptidase — MTKTIILSALALASLLLSYFYEVTPSEAASPEANIITPYAINSPEDVIRTLEFQLPAPAEVPEPEEPRYFAKKLGLRFRPSNNKKLIETVSKWVGTPYSYGSSSKKGTDCSGFVTTIYKEVYGIDLSRSSSSMFQDVQRIKKDSIQTGDLVFFRRGPKLPIFHVGIYLKEGKFIHAATNGGVMVNSLQEPYYRNYYFAAGRVN, encoded by the coding sequence ATGACGAAGACTATCATATTGAGCGCCCTTGCCCTTGCATCGCTCCTGCTATCCTACTTCTACGAAGTAACACCATCCGAAGCAGCATCTCCAGAAGCTAATATCATTACTCCATACGCTATAAATTCACCGGAAGACGTTATCCGCACCCTGGAATTTCAGCTTCCGGCACCTGCAGAAGTTCCGGAACCAGAAGAACCCCGCTACTTTGCAAAAAAGTTGGGGTTGCGTTTCCGGCCTAGCAATAATAAGAAACTAATAGAAACTGTTTCGAAATGGGTTGGTACTCCCTATAGCTATGGCAGCAGCTCTAAGAAAGGCACCGATTGCTCTGGCTTTGTAACAACTATCTATAAAGAAGTATATGGCATCGATCTGAGCAGAAGTTCCAGCTCTATGTTTCAGGATGTACAACGCATCAAGAAAGACAGCATCCAGACAGGCGACCTGGTTTTCTTCCGAAGAGGCCCTAAGTTACCTATTTTCCATGTTGGCATTTACCTGAAAGAAGGGAAGTTTATACATGCCGCCACAAACGGCGGCGTAATGGTTAATTCTTTGCAGGAGCCTTACTACAGAAATTATTATTTCGCAGCTGGCAGAGTAAATTAA
- a CDS encoding M48 family metallopeptidase: MSSQFLRLTSVNLHIEGIGKVLIERSDKAKRVSISVRPLKGIRVAVPPGISFEKAEQFIYTKADWIKEHQARMQQHEEKVTTYHPDQEFKTRYHTLRLLTHAQYNMRCVIQDGYINVFYPAFKDVQDNDVQKFIRKSIEETYRREAKQYLPQRVEYFAKKFGFQYQNVFIKNAKSRWGSCSYTNNINLNLHLMRLPEALCDYVILHELAHTIEKNHGPGFWALLEKVCVNSKVLDQKLKAFRISIY; this comes from the coding sequence GTGTCTTCACAATTTTTACGTTTAACTTCCGTTAACCTGCACATCGAGGGTATCGGAAAGGTTCTTATTGAAAGAAGCGACAAAGCCAAACGTGTTAGTATTAGCGTTAGGCCTTTAAAAGGTATTCGTGTAGCTGTTCCTCCGGGCATTAGTTTTGAGAAAGCTGAGCAGTTCATCTATACCAAAGCTGACTGGATCAAAGAACACCAGGCCCGCATGCAGCAGCATGAGGAGAAAGTTACGACCTACCATCCTGACCAGGAATTTAAAACCCGTTACCATACTTTGAGATTGTTAACGCATGCACAGTACAATATGCGTTGCGTTATTCAGGACGGGTACATTAACGTTTTTTATCCTGCTTTTAAAGATGTGCAGGATAACGATGTGCAGAAGTTTATTCGTAAATCGATTGAAGAAACATACAGACGCGAGGCGAAGCAATATTTGCCACAGCGTGTAGAGTACTTTGCAAAGAAATTTGGCTTTCAGTACCAGAATGTGTTCATCAAAAACGCAAAATCGCGCTGGGGCAGCTGCTCATATACTAACAACATTAATCTGAACCTGCACCTGATGCGCCTGCCAGAGGCCCTCTGCGACTATGTAATCTTGCATGAACTGGCACACACGATAGAGAAAAACCATGGTCCGGGCTTCTGGGCTCTTCTGGAGAAGGTGTGTGTGAATTCTAAAGTCCTTGACCAGAAACTAAAAGCTTTCCGTATTTCTATTTATTAA
- a CDS encoding acyl carrier protein, translating to MIVTNKAIEKEVIRIISRTKEIKPTRLQAEARLSQDFGFDTLDLVDIILELEKNFGITIPDEVPINTVGDFIDYVASNTMRAAC from the coding sequence ATGATAGTTACCAACAAAGCTATAGAGAAGGAGGTTATCCGTATCATTAGCAGAACAAAAGAAATAAAGCCTACACGCTTACAGGCAGAAGCCCGCTTATCCCAGGATTTTGGTTTTGATACGCTTGATCTGGTGGATATTATCCTGGAGCTGGAAAAAAACTTCGGTATTACAATTCCGGATGAAGTTCCTATTAATACTGTAGGCGACTTTATTGATTATGTAGCAAGTAATACCATGCGTGCTGCCTGCTAA